CGAGACCTTCCTGCACTTTATTGGCGGTTTGCAGGCGTGCATGGCGGACTTCACCGCGCTGTTCGCGCCCAACGTCAATTCCTACCAGCGCCTGTGTCATCCCTACGCCTCGCCCAACAATGCCTGCTGGTCGGAGGACAACCGCGCGGCAGGCCTGCGCATACCGGCCAGTGCGCCGGTGGCCCGGCGCGTGGAAAACCGTCTGCCCGGTGCCGACGCCAACCCGTATCTGGCGATCGCCGCGAGCCTGGCCGCAGGGTTGCACGGCATCGAGCAACGCTTGCAGCCGACTCCGGCCATTCAGGGCGAATTCGAGGTGCCGGAGCACCTGAGTCTGCCCTGTACCCTACACGCGGCGCTTGAACGCCTGAAGCGCAGCGCGCTGGCGCGGGAACTGTTCGGCACTGAGTTCATCGAAGGCTACGTCGCCACCAAGACCCTGGAACTGACCGACTTCTTCGACGAGATCACGCCCTGGGAGCGTCGGGTCCTGGCGGCACAAGCCTGATCGCGACACGACCGCTACTGGACGCGTCCCCTGTTCTGCTATTTCGCCGGCAGGGGACTGCGCTGCGGCACATTTGCTTTTATGCTAGCCAACAAGCCAACGCCACCTGACCAGGGAGCCCGACGGGACGTATGCGAAACATCTGGAAGCCGTTTCAGTCGCTGTATTTCGCTGCCTTGATGATGCTTATCGGCTCAGGCCTGCTCAGTACTTACCTGGCACTGCGCCTGGCGGCCGATCATGTCGACAGTTTGTGGGTCGGTGCGTTGATGGCGGCCAACTACTTCGGCCTGGCCGTGGGCGGCAAGGTCGGCCACCGGCTGATCGGCCGGGTAGGGCACATCCGCGCCTATGCGACCTGCGCGGGCATCGTCTGCGCGGCGGTGCTCGGCCATGGCATGACCAACTGGCTGCCGGCTTGGGTCGGGCTGCGGATGGTGGTCGGCTTGGGGATGATGTGCCAGTACATGGTCATCGAGAGCTGGCTCAATGAACAAGCCGACGCCAAGCACCGTGGCGCGGTGTTCAGCGGCTACATGATCGCCTCTTACCTGGGCCTGGTGCTCGGCCAGCTGATCCTGGTGGTGCACCCCGAGCTCGGCCCTGAACTGCTGATGTTGGTCGCCATGTGCTTCGCCCTGTGCCTGGTGCCCGTGGCGATGACCCGGCGCATTCACCCGGCGCCTTTGCGCCCGGCACCGATGGAGCCCAAGTTCTTCATCAAGCGGGTGCCCCAGTCGCTGAGCACGGTACTCGGTTCGGGGCTGATCGTCGGTTCGTTCTACGGCCTGGCGCCGCTGTATGCTTCTAGCCAAGGGCTGTCCACCGAGCAGATCGGTCTGTTCATGGGCAGCTGCATCTTTGCCGGGTTATTGGTGCAGTGGCCGTTGGGCTGGCTGTCCGACCGCTACGACCGCGCGGTGCTGATTCGCAGTGCCGCAGTCGGCCTGGCGCTGGCCTCGGCGCCGTTGGCGATTTTACCCAGCGTGCCGCTGGAGTTGCTGTTCGGCATCGGCTTTGTCATCTCGTTGCTGCAGTTCTGCCTGTATCCGTTGGCGGTGGCGTTCTCTAATGACCATGTGGAGAGCGAGCGCCGCGTATCGCTGACGGCCATGTTGCTGGTCACTTATGGCGTGGGCGCCTGTATCGGCCCGCTGGCAGCCGGGGTATTGATGAAGGTGCTGGGCTCGCAGATGCTCTATGCCTTCTTCGTGTTCTTCGCGCTGGTGCTGGTGTGGCGGATTCGGCCGAAAGCGGTCACCGGGCTGCACCAGGTGCAGGACGCACCGTTGGGCCACGTGGCGATGCCTGCAGCCGGTTCGCCGTTGTCGGCGGCGCTGGACCCACGGGTCGATGAACAAACCGTGCAGGACGTGATGCAGGCACCGGTGGCGGCGGAAGATACCGAGCAGGATCAGGCGTCGAGCGCCGAGGGCGTCAAGCCTGAAGCTGAGATGCAGCGGTCGGTTTGACCCGCTCCCCCCGATGAACAGAGCTGAGTGAGTCACTCCTCGCTTGTCATCGGTACTCAGCCAGAGCCGAAAAAAAAGGATGGT
The sequence above is drawn from the Pseudomonas putida genome and encodes:
- a CDS encoding MFS transporter, which encodes MRNIWKPFQSLYFAALMMLIGSGLLSTYLALRLAADHVDSLWVGALMAANYFGLAVGGKVGHRLIGRVGHIRAYATCAGIVCAAVLGHGMTNWLPAWVGLRMVVGLGMMCQYMVIESWLNEQADAKHRGAVFSGYMIASYLGLVLGQLILVVHPELGPELLMLVAMCFALCLVPVAMTRRIHPAPLRPAPMEPKFFIKRVPQSLSTVLGSGLIVGSFYGLAPLYASSQGLSTEQIGLFMGSCIFAGLLVQWPLGWLSDRYDRAVLIRSAAVGLALASAPLAILPSVPLELLFGIGFVISLLQFCLYPLAVAFSNDHVESERRVSLTAMLLVTYGVGACIGPLAAGVLMKVLGSQMLYAFFVFFALVLVWRIRPKAVTGLHQVQDAPLGHVAMPAAGSPLSAALDPRVDEQTVQDVMQAPVAAEDTEQDQASSAEGVKPEAEMQRSV